Below is a window of Streptomyces spongiicola DNA.
CGGGCGAAGTGCTCGACGGGTCCGTAGGTGCTCCCCGCCGGGTCCTCGGCCGCGTACAGACCCGCGTGCACCGGGACCAGCGACTCCTGCGCCTCCTCGGTGACGGTGAGGAAGGACGCGCCGCGTGGGCACAGCAGGTACTTGAACCCGGCCGTGACCGTGTAGTCGTACCGCCCCGCGTCCAGCGGCAGCCAGCCCGCGGCCTGGCTCGCGTCCAGCAGGACGCGCGCCCCGTGCCCGGCCGCGGCGGCCCGCACCGCCGGGAGATCCGCGATCCGGCCGTCGGCGGACTGCGCAGCGGACAGGGCCACCAGCGCGGTGCCGGGCCCCACCGCCTCGGCCAGCGAGTCGAGCGGCGCGTACCGCACCTTCAGGTCCCGGGTGGTGAAGGGGGTGACCACGGAGCTGAACTCGCCCTCGGGCACGACGACTTCCGCCCCGGCGGGCAGGGAGGCCGCGATCAGCCCCACATGGACCGCGACCGAGCCGCCGAGCGCGACCCGGTCCGCGGACACCCCCACCAGCCGGGCGAAGGACGCCCTGGCGGCCTCGACGGCCCCGGTGCTCCCCGACCCCTCCGGGCGCCCGTCGGCGATCTCCCGGGCGAGCCTTCCGACCGCTTCCACCGAGCGTCTCGGCAGCAGGCCGCAGAAGGAGGTGTTCAGATACGTCGACGTGGGCGCGAACTCGGCGCCTCCCAGGGTCTCCATGCGCCCCCACCCTAACGGGGCCGGCCTCCCCGGCCGCGGCCTCGACCGACCCGCTCCAGCGGCTTCCCGGTTCGAAGGCCCGTACTCCACACTGGTGCCGCACCCGCCGCGGCCTCCTCCCCCGGGTGGCTCGGTGGCCGAACCCCGACCGCGAGCAGAAGGCCAAGGGCGCGCTGTCCGGCGCCCGGGCCGGCCGGCTCCCGTCAACAGGAGGCTCTGATGGAGGTCGTCCTCCGCGAGGTCCGGCGCCCCGATCTCGACACCTTCTTCGCGCTGATGCAGGACCCGGAAGCCGCGCGCATGGCAGCGTTCACCCCCGGGGACGCGGGCGACCGGGCCCGGTTCGACGCCCGCTGGGAACGGGTCCTGCGCACGGACGACGTCAACCGCACCGTCGTCGCCGACGGGGTCGTGGCGGGACACGCCGCCGTGTACGGGCCGCCAGGTGAGCGCGAGGTGACGTACTGGATCGACCGTGCCCTGTGGGGGCGCGGTGTGGCGACCTCGGCCCTGCGGGCACTGCTGCTGCTGGTACCGGAACGGCCGCTGCACGCCCGGGCGGCGGCCGACAACGCGGGCTCCCTGCGGGTACTGGCCAAGTGCGGGTTCACGGTGGCGGGGCGGGGCACCGGCTTCGCCCACGCGCGGGGCGGGGAGACCGACGAGCTGCTGCTCCGGCTCGACCGCTGAAGACGGCGCGGGCGCGGCCCTCCGTCCGGCGGCCGAGCCCCGCACGGGGGAGGACCGGACGCGGCCGGCCGGGGGCGGCCTCCCGGAACGGACGGCGCCGGCCGGGCGGTCCCGGACAGGCGAGTCCCGGGCAGGCGAGTCCCGGGGGGCGAACCCTCCCGGGCAGGTCGGTCCCGGTCGGCGGCTCACCGCCGCAGAACGTGCTCGGCCCGACCCGTTCGGGGAATCACGCCGGGGAATCACGCCGGGGAACCCCGCCGGGGAACCCCGCTGAGGGAATCACGCCGGGGAACCCCGCCCGGGGACGCCCTCCCGGGAAACCCCGCCCGGGGCGCTCCCCTCCCCTGATGAGGGTTCG
It encodes the following:
- a CDS encoding aminotransferase class V-fold PLP-dependent enzyme gives rise to the protein METLGGAEFAPTSTYLNTSFCGLLPRRSVEAVGRLAREIADGRPEGSGSTGAVEAARASFARLVGVSADRVALGGSVAVHVGLIAASLPAGAEVVVPEGEFSSVVTPFTTRDLKVRYAPLDSLAEAVGPGTALVALSAAQSADGRIADLPAVRAAAAGHGARVLLDASQAAGWLPLDAGRYDYTVTAGFKYLLCPRGASFLTVTEEAQESLVPVHAGLYAAEDPAGSTYGPVEHFARSARRYDEPPSYLSYHGAAQSLPLLEEAGIATVHAHATALAARFRDGLVRLGHEPVPGDSAIVGVPGLGERKPLLDRAGVVVSARAGILRVSFHFYNSAADVDRALDVLAG
- a CDS encoding GNAT family N-acetyltransferase; this translates as MEVVLREVRRPDLDTFFALMQDPEAARMAAFTPGDAGDRARFDARWERVLRTDDVNRTVVADGVVAGHAAVYGPPGEREVTYWIDRALWGRGVATSALRALLLLVPERPLHARAAADNAGSLRVLAKCGFTVAGRGTGFAHARGGETDELLLRLDR